The following DNA comes from Photobacterium sp. DA100.
CTTGGTACAGCCGGAACAGGCTCAGTTGGACGCTTTTGCGCGCCAGCTGGCAAGCGCAGAGGATACCCCTTATCAGGTCGTCCAGCACGATGAGCGTGCTCATGTCGTGAGCGATAGTGCTTCAACGACAACTGGATATGCAGTATTTGCGGCTGATACCGAGTTCGCTCACGGGCTGGTTGCGCAAGTCGCGTCACCCGCCATGGTCATGGCTGCAATCCGAGGTCAGCTGCTGCAGCTGTCACTCGTCAATCCGGATCTCAACCTATACCAAGGGCGAGACGGCACCCAGTATGACGGCGAAGGCATTATGCAAGAGGTCAGTATCTACTCTCGCAAATGGAAAGATAACCCGTTCGCTGCGGTGGATAACCGGATGGTACTGCGTGGCCGGTGGCTGGCGGCTTCTGCGCTGCCAGCAGGGGTTACGCTGCACGATATGGCCAACGGCCATACGGAAATACGCTTTAGTACGGTTGGGGCAGAGCCTCTGCAAGTCTTGTTGACCCAGCAATAAGGATACGTGGCGCGCAAGTGGCTGCTTGCGCGCACGACAGGCAAATTGCCTGTAATGATTAAGGATTAGGCATGAACAGATTAAGTCATATATCGGTATTGGCCGCCGCGGTTTCACTGGTGTTGTCCGGCAATGTATATGCCGGCGGCCAGATAGAGGCTGCAGGCAATATCACCTCGGCCAGTGTTGTTGAACAAACCGACCCACAGGATCCGATGCAAGCACAGATCATCTCATTCGAAGGGAAGGCGGTACCTGACTATGTCAAGGTAGCCGATGGCAGTACCGTTGCGGTCACGGATCGCCGGGCGGTAAACGGGGAGCAGTCACTGGTATGGCAGTGGCAGCCGGATGCGCCGCTAACACTCGATACTGAGTTTCGCTACTACACACCTAAGGAAGCCTACCAAGCGTATGGGCGTCAGTCTTCGACGGTTTTCTCGGTATGGATTTATAATGAAAAGCCCAGTGAGGGTGAGCTTGAGTTCCAGTTTGGCTCGGCAGCAAATAGCCGTTTTACCATGAAGTTGGACTTTACCGGTTGGCGCTCACCAGGCTTGGCTTTTCATCGAGATATGCAGGGGATGCCAGCCTCGACCCTCAAGGGGCTGACCATTACCCCGAAAGGCATGACGGAAGGGGGCGAGCTGTATATTGATCGTGTGATGGTCAGTATTGATGATATTCGCTACCAATGGTCTGATGATGTGGTAACCACCAGGATCACCGTGCCCGAGGTCGACTATGGCCTGCCTGAAATCCTGCCGGATGTTACGGCCGAGGAACTGGCTGCGGTAGATACCATCAAGCAAGAGTTGCTTGACTATTATGTCGGTGACATGAAGGCGAGCAAGAAAGCACTGGATGCTATTCGCAAAGAATACCGTACATATGGCTTGAGCAAGGAAAATGGTGTCATCAACGGCGTGCATATCGTAACCAAGAAGCAGCTGACGATTTATCAGAAAGCCCATTTGAGCCCGGACGACAAAGCACGGGTAAAGGCCTATGTTGATTTGCGCAAGTTCTCGGAGCTGATGGAAAAGATTGCCCGGGTATGGCATGTCACCGATGATCCTGTCGTGCGTGCTGAAATGCGTGACAAATATATCCTGATGTCTGAGCACCTGCTTGATCAGGGCTTCCAGCATGGCAGCTCGCTGGTGGCGACCCACCACTGGGGCTACGGCACCCGGAGCTGGTACTCGTCGGTGCTATTGATGGAGCAGTCTCTGAAAGATGCCGGTTTATTAGAGCCAATTCATTCGGCACTGCTCTGGTACTCGCGGGAATTCAAAGAGCGCGGTTTTGATATGGAAGTCGGGCCAAAAAGCTCGGACATGGATTACTACAATACCCTGGCCCGTGCCCATATGATCATGCTGCTGCTCGAGCCTGACGAGCAGCAGCGAGTTGCCCTGATGCATAAGTTCGGCAAGTTTATCTCCGGCAATATGGCGCAGACACCGCCTGGCTACGCTGACGGCTTCCGCCCAGATGGCACGGCATTTCGCCACAAGGGCAACTACCCGGGGTATTCGTTTGCTGCCTTTAACTCGGCAGCCCATGTTGCGTACCTGCTAAGAGGAACCCCTTACGAGTTGTCCGAGCCAGCCAGGCAGTATCTGAAGAAGGTGATGCTGGCGGCAAGGGTGTACAGTAACCCGAACCCCGGGGTCGGCACCAATGGCCGCCGTCCGTTCTTCGGTATTTCGCTCAACAAGATTGCAGACGGTTACCGTTGGCTGGCGCTGGCAGGGACCGAGCAAGGAACAGCCGATACCGATCTGGCGCAGGCGTACTTACGGATCAGCGGCGATGATCCACAGCGGTTTGCTGGGGAGTTCGGCCAACTGGTGATGCCAGAAGCCCATCCTCAAGGCGCATATAGCTTCAATTACGCCGCGATGGGGATCCACCGTTACGATGACAAGATGGTGACGATGAAGGGCTGGAACCGGTATGTATGGTCGTCGGAAATCTACAACAATGCCAACCGGTATGGCCGTTACCAGAGCCACGGCAGTGTGCAGATCCAGAAGTGGGGTGATGAAAAAGAGTACGGCTTTAGCCAAGAGGGCTGGGATTGGAACCGGATGCCGGGGGCGACGACGATCCATTTGCCTTGGGAGCTGCTGGATGCTCCGCGCAAACATACCACCATGCTAACCAACAATGTTCGCTTCAATGGTTCGACCGAATTGGAAGGGCGCTACGGTGCTTTTGGCTTTACCCTCGAAAACCCTGATCGCTGGCCGGCGTTTATTGATCCGTCATTCAGGGCCAAGAAGTCGGTGTTTAGCTTCGATAACCGGCTGGTCTTGGTGGGGAGTAACATTGCCAATAGCCGCAGTGAGTATTCAACTGAGACCACCTTGTTTCAATACGGCCTGACAGACAAAACCCAGTCGCTGATCATCAATGGCGAGGCGGTGACGGCGTTTCCGTTTAGCACCGAACTCGAGCCCGGTGACTGGCTGATAGATGGTATGGGGAACGGTTATTACGTGGCTAAAGGTGGCAGCATTGAGGTTAGGCGCCAACATCAGGAGTCACGCGATAACATCACCAAGGAACCGACCTTCGGCAATATGGTGTCGGCGTGGATCAATCACGGTAATGCCCCGTCCGGAGCAGAATACGAGTACATGATCATGCTTGATGCAACGCCGGAAAAAATGCAGGCGTTGGCCGCATCAATGGTATCGGCAGAGGAGAAGCCTTATCAGGTGCTGCGTAAAGACGGAACGGCCCACATTGTTCATGATAGGCAAAGTGGCGTAACGGGCTACACGGCGTACCAGTTTGTGAGAACCTCTGACAAATGGATCAGGGCGATCAGTACCTCCTCCGTGGTCATGGCCAAAGAGCAGGACGGAATATTGAGCCTGAGTGTTGCCAATCCTGATTTGAACATGGAGAAAAACACCCTGAGCCGAGAAGTCCCGGTAGCCATTACCTTGAAAGGGCGCTGGCGCCCAGCGGAGGCTGATGAGCGGATTGCCGTGAAGCACAAGGGGAGCAAGACAGTGGTGACTTTCCGTTGCAAGGATGGCCTACCGATCCAAACACGGTTGCAAAAGATATAAGCCAATTTGTATTTCGAAACGTAATGAAAGCGCCTAGCGATAGGCGCTTTTTTCGTTTTTGATTGTCTTTTGTTTTCTTTCGCTTTTATGATCACAAAAGCGTTATCGAAAGATAAACTTTGCTTTTGATTGAGTATATAGTTATGCGAAAGCTATCGAAGATAGTTGAAAGGTTGCGTTTGACTATAACGAAATATTAGCCCAGCTCGCCATTTATCGGAATCGGCGTAAACGGACTATTCATTTCCAAATCAGAAAAGAGAAGGTTATGAAAGTAAGACACTCTACCTTGGCCCTGGCTATTGCCACCTTGCTGGCAGGCTGTGGAGCTGAAGATAACAAGGATATCTCAGGTAAGCAGGACAATGTGTACCCGCCGACGGTAAGGGGCGAAGTAACCATACCGGCGTTGCATGTCGGAGCTGGTGTAAAAGGTATTTACCAGTATTTCGATCCCAATCCGGCTGCCCGTCCGGAAGGTGCCAGTCAATACCGCTGGTTGTTGGCCGATGATACTGAAATTGGCATCGCCCAGGAGCTGTATTTGGTTGAACAGCATTTGGGCGAGCAAGTCCGCTTTTGTGTGACACCGGTCGCCGAAGGGACGGCCAATACTATCGGTGCTCAGTCTTGCAGTGAGCCGAAGCAAGTACAGCCGCCGTTGGGC
Coding sequences within:
- a CDS encoding chondroitinase family polysaccharide lyase, whose product is MNRLSHISVLAAAVSLVLSGNVYAGGQIEAAGNITSASVVEQTDPQDPMQAQIISFEGKAVPDYVKVADGSTVAVTDRRAVNGEQSLVWQWQPDAPLTLDTEFRYYTPKEAYQAYGRQSSTVFSVWIYNEKPSEGELEFQFGSAANSRFTMKLDFTGWRSPGLAFHRDMQGMPASTLKGLTITPKGMTEGGELYIDRVMVSIDDIRYQWSDDVVTTRITVPEVDYGLPEILPDVTAEELAAVDTIKQELLDYYVGDMKASKKALDAIRKEYRTYGLSKENGVINGVHIVTKKQLTIYQKAHLSPDDKARVKAYVDLRKFSELMEKIARVWHVTDDPVVRAEMRDKYILMSEHLLDQGFQHGSSLVATHHWGYGTRSWYSSVLLMEQSLKDAGLLEPIHSALLWYSREFKERGFDMEVGPKSSDMDYYNTLARAHMIMLLLEPDEQQRVALMHKFGKFISGNMAQTPPGYADGFRPDGTAFRHKGNYPGYSFAAFNSAAHVAYLLRGTPYELSEPARQYLKKVMLAARVYSNPNPGVGTNGRRPFFGISLNKIADGYRWLALAGTEQGTADTDLAQAYLRISGDDPQRFAGEFGQLVMPEAHPQGAYSFNYAAMGIHRYDDKMVTMKGWNRYVWSSEIYNNANRYGRYQSHGSVQIQKWGDEKEYGFSQEGWDWNRMPGATTIHLPWELLDAPRKHTTMLTNNVRFNGSTELEGRYGAFGFTLENPDRWPAFIDPSFRAKKSVFSFDNRLVLVGSNIANSRSEYSTETTLFQYGLTDKTQSLIINGEAVTAFPFSTELEPGDWLIDGMGNGYYVAKGGSIEVRRQHQESRDNITKEPTFGNMVSAWINHGNAPSGAEYEYMIMLDATPEKMQALAASMVSAEEKPYQVLRKDGTAHIVHDRQSGVTGYTAYQFVRTSDKWIRAISTSSVVMAKEQDGILSLSVANPDLNMEKNTLSREVPVAITLKGRWRPAEADERIAVKHKGSKTVVTFRCKDGLPIQTRLQKI